One window of the Gavia stellata isolate bGavSte3 chromosome 9, bGavSte3.hap2, whole genome shotgun sequence genome contains the following:
- the PSTK gene encoding L-seryl-tRNA(Sec) kinase has translation MRTAAAYRWRTAGAAAGLLAALAAAEERQGGAGRARVGLCVLCGLPAAGKSTLARALRRRLPQRPGWACALLTYDELIPPETFLPHEPGAGPAAPSPLLPRWKQSRRELLQCLERFLRALVTGGPLSAPAAAQPAWERFLACCRGQGLLSAAGSGAGRYRTQAAASRPLYLILDDNFYYQSMRNEVYQLARKYSLSFCQVFLECPLECCLQRNRLRSHPLPDQTIHLMAKKIEMPDLKKNTWEQNSLILKCFDCTSEDNEQIIRLLATALENPVKQNEENTEQKEADRAICAASTVHQADQTCRRIISQTMKDAKDKNILPSEMKSLAEELNKLKAEFLQDLRQGSDLKNQSCIQNPCSDPATSVISSFQHEAANVVNKYILK, from the exons ATGCGCACAGCAGCGGCCTACCGCTGGCGGACAGCGGGAGCGGCGGCTGGGCTTCTggcggcgctggcggcggcggaGGAGCGGCAGGGCGGCGCCGGGCGCGCCCGGGTGGGGCTGTGCGTGTTGTGCGGGCTGCCGGCGGCCGGCAAGTCCACCCTGGCCCGCGCCCTGCGCCGCCGCCTGCCGCAGCGCCCGGGCTGGGCCTGCGCCCTCCTCACCTACGACGAGCTCATCCCGCCGGAGACCTTCCTCCCGCACgagccgggggcggggccggcggcgccgtCCCCATTG CTGCCCCGCTGGAAGCAGAGCCGGCGCGAGCTGCTGCAGTGCCTGGAGCGCTTCCTGCGGGCGCTGGTCACCGGGGGGCCGCTctcggcccccgccgccgcccagCCAGCCTGGGAGCGCTTCCTGGCCTGCTGccgcgggcaggggctgctctcCGCCGCGGGAAGTGGCGCCGGCCGTTACCGGACACAGGCAGCCGCGTCTAGGCCGCTCTACCTGATCTTGGATGACAACTTTTATTATCAGAGCATGAGAAACGAGGTGTACCAGCTGGCTCGCAAAT ATTCCTTGAGCTTCTGCCAGGTATTTTTAGAGTGTCCACTCGAATGCTGCTTGCAGAGAAACCGTCTAAGAAGTCATCCGTTACCTGACCAGACAATACatttaatggcaaaaaaaattgaaatgccAGATCTCAAGAAAAACACTTGGGAACAGAACAGCCtcattctgaaatgttttgattgCACTTCAGAGGATAA TGAGCAGATAATTCGTTTGCTGGCCACTGCTTTGGAAAATCCAGTGaagcaaaatgaggaaaacactGAGCAAAAG GAAGCAGATCGAGCCATCTGTGCAGCAAGTACTGTCCACCAGGCTGATCAGACATGCAGACGCATCATCTCTCAGACAATGAAGGATGCAAAAG ataAAAATATACTCCCAAGTGAGATGAAAAGCCTGGCAGAAGAACTCAACAAACTCAAAGCAGAATTTTTGCAAGACTTGCGGCAAGGAAGTGATTTGAAAAACCAAAGTTGCATACAAAATCCATGTTCTGACCCAGCTACAAGTGTAATTTCTTCATTCCAACATGAGGCAGCCAATGTagttaataaatatattttaaaatga
- the LOC104254807 gene encoding disintegrin and metalloproteinase domain-containing protein 9-like, which translates to MLKHSLFLFTFGLTLTGKPFWIKGVSSEQTSRLSTLEIIIPRSLTGREKHHPFFHEEHSDDNLSYSIKTRNGTYLLKLKKNKKLVSEDFMLYTYGEDGKLEAIQSKNKTHCYYHGTVEGIADSVLALSTCDGLRGILYVGGKWYGMEPLNTSSTFEHVFYQLEDMQDIPFQCGVPNGSLHHEMMFVKQSVKYAFLSNSTSSREKLLRKKRAVLPQKSYVELFMVVDNNRFLLKNSDPAAVQKETVELINYVDGMYRALNIQIVLVGLEIWTDTNHIPVMDGSAGDVLSRFVSWRQKDLLKRSRSDVSHLIIGRSSYGGSIGMAFVGTVCSQVLGGSISTLNHNNVLRHATVVAHELGHNLGMKHDDKRCPASYIMHSTDNGSRNFSTCSADDFEKLILNGGGNCLRNPPKTSNIYKEPVCGNNVVDNNEECDCGKPQECTNPCCDAATCKLTPGSQCAQGLCCKNCKFKVAGAECRSKMDFCDLPEYCNGSNAYCPDDVYIMNGYPCDNMKAYCYYGVCQSFDSQCESIYGKGARKAPDVCFEKANIKGDRFGNCGMRGGMYKKCPVQHSLCGKLQCTSLSLQNLPAWSVVNNASGVLCWSSDFDLGSDVPDPAQVHDGTACGEKKACVDFECVDASHLGYSCDVKQKCNDNGVCNNNGNCHCNSGWAPPFCNESGYGGSVDSGPAHIDTSLRDGLLIFFFLVLPIVIVTVLAVIKRDAIKRKFCRKRRRQHRDNNVQQPKQNNRPSHNTRNNQPATSSPDFFTVSHFPGPRQPVQTQFPAVPSGPHRPAVPPRPAV; encoded by the exons ATGTTAAAACACAGCCTATTTTTGTTCACTTTTGGACTAACTTTAACTGGAAAACCTTTTTGGATAAAAG gtGTATCTTCTGAACAGACATCCAGACTTTCTACATTAGAAATAATTATTCCTCGAAGTCTGACAGGCAGAGAGAAACATCACCCATTTTTTCACGAG gaGCATTCAGATGACAATCTTTCTTACtcaattaaaaccagaaatggaACATACCtcttaaaactgaagaaaaataa aaaGCTTGTTAGCGAAGACTTTATGCTTTATACATATGGGGAAGATGGGAAACTGGAGGCAATACAATCAAAAAACAAG ACACACTGTTATTACCATGGCACTGTTGAAGGAATTGCTGACTCAGTGCTTGCTCTTAGCACATGCGATGGCCTTAG AGGAATTCTCTACGTTGGTGGCAAATGGTATGGAATGGAGCCGCTCAACACATCCAGCACATTTGAACACGTGTTTTACCAGTTAGAAGATATGCAGGATATCCCCTTCCAATGTGGTGTGCCGAATGGCAGCCTTCATCACGAGATGATGTTTGTGAAGCAGTCTGTGAAATACGCGTTTTTATCAAACAGTACCTCTAGCAGGGAAAAGCTTTTGAGG AAGAAGCGAGCTGTCTTGCCACAGAAGAGCTATGTGGAATTATTTATGGTTGTGGATAACAACAGG TTTTTGCTGAAGAATTCTGATCCTGCTGCAGTGCAAAAGGAAACAGTTGAGCTGATTAATTATGTTGATGGG atgtataGAGCATTAAACATCCAGATTGTTTTGGTTGGATTAGAGATCTGGACAGATACAAACCACATACCTGTAATGGATGGTTCAGCTGGAGATGTACTGAGTAGATTCGTTTCCTGGAGACAGAAAGATCTCCTTAAACGATCAAGAAGTGATGTTAGCCATCTCATAAT AGGGAGAAGTTCTTATGGTGGATCCATTGGAATGGCTTTTGTGGGTACTGTCTGCTCGCAAGTCCTGGGAGGGTCAATCAGCACT TTGAATCATAACAATGTGTTACGTCATGCTACAGTAGTTGCACATGAATTGGGGCATAATCTCGGAATGAAACATGACGATAAAAGGTGTCCTGCATCCTATATTATGCACAGCACAGATAA TGGATCCAGGAATTTCAGCACCTGCAGTGCTGATGATTTTGAGAAGCTTATTCTGAATGGAGGAGGAAACTGCCTTAGAAATCCTCCCAAAACAAGTAATATTTACAAAGAACCTGTCTGTGGTAATAATGTGGTTGATAACAATGAAGAATGCGACTGTGGCAAACCGCAG GAATGTACTAACCCTTGTTGTGATGCTGCAACCTGCAAACTCACGCCTGGATCACAGTGTGCTCAAGGACTGTGCTGCAAAAATTGCAAG TTTAAAGTGGCAGGAGCAGAGTGCAGATCGAAAATGGATTTCTGTGATCTACCTGAATACTGCAATGGAAGCAATGCCTACTGTCCAGATGACGTTTATATCATGAATGGTTACCCATGCGACAACATGAAGGCATATTGCTACTATGGAGTATGCCAGAGTTTTGATTCACAATGTGAATCTATATATGGAAAAG GGGCACGAAAAGCACCTGATGTATGCTTTGAAAAAGCGAATATTAAAGGAGATAGGTTTGGAAACTGTGGAATGAGAGGTGGAATGTACAAGAAATGTCCTGTTCA GCATAGTCTGTGTGGCAAGCTCCAGTGCACATCTCTTAGTCTTCAAAATCTTCCTGCTTGGAGTGTTGTCAATAACGCATCTGGGGTTTTATGCTGGTCTTCTGACTTTGACTTAGGATCAGATGTCCCCGATCCTGCTCAAGTGCATGATGGAACAGCCTGTGGAGAGAAGAAG GCCTGTGTAGATTTTGAATGTGTTGATGCAAGTCACCTGGGCTACAGCTGTGATGTAAAGCAGAAGTGTAACGATAATGGG GTGTGTAACAACAACGGGAACTGCCACTGCAATTCTGGATGGGCACCTCCGTTCTGTAACGAGTCAGGCTACGGCGGCAGTGTTGACAGTGGTCCAGCTCACATCG ATACATCACTTCGGGATggtctgcttatttttttcttccttgtgttgCCAATAGTAATCGTTACTGTACTAGCAGTAATTAAGCGTGatgcaataaaaagaaagttttgcaggaaaaggagaagacaaCACAG GGATAACAATGTGCAGcaaccaaagcaaaataacagACCAAGTCATAACACAAGAAATAATCAG CCTGCCACATCAAGTCCTGATTTTTTTACCGTATCACATTTCCCTGGTCCAAG GCAGCCAGTACAAACCCAGTTTCCCGCAGTTCCTTCAGGACCTCACCGACCCGCAGTCCCACCTCGACCAGCTGTCTGA